One genomic region from Chthoniobacterales bacterium encodes:
- a CDS encoding LLM class flavin-dependent oxidoreductase, whose translation MTKPLRFHWRLLQGGDLEGAIAPERFNAATALPEIAAQIAFCREAEQNGIDSVLVDVSSRKPEPMVLAMALAASTERLKFMVAHRPGLMSPTLFAQQVNTFSTLAPGRITLNMVAGHSPAEQLTYGDNLAHDARYERMKEYLTICARFWSGDEAVNFLGRHYRIADGHLKTPFVATDRRAPEIYVGGGSASAREAACGFADCWLRFADTPENVAEDAAAVRQSGIEIGLRLSCIVRPTRQEALDAARSLVEGPAIERRRRSEAVFVKASDASSMRRTFDLGETEWLTPRLWAGAVRTLGATGIVMVGTPDEVADEIHDFKEAGISQFILHGWPKLEEMRIFCRDVIPLVRRREQATPMMDPARSELVPASSKMNKGNRVETA comes from the coding sequence ATGACGAAGCCGCTGCGATTCCATTGGCGGCTGCTCCAAGGCGGCGATCTGGAGGGCGCGATCGCCCCGGAGCGTTTCAATGCCGCCACCGCCCTGCCTGAAATAGCCGCGCAAATCGCCTTTTGCCGCGAGGCAGAGCAAAACGGAATCGACTCCGTCCTGGTGGATGTTAGTAGCCGCAAGCCCGAGCCGATGGTGCTGGCGATGGCTCTGGCGGCCTCGACTGAGCGTCTCAAGTTTATGGTCGCCCACCGGCCCGGGCTCATGTCTCCAACGCTTTTCGCGCAGCAGGTCAACACATTCTCCACCCTCGCTCCAGGTCGGATCACCCTTAATATGGTGGCCGGACATTCTCCCGCCGAGCAGCTCACCTACGGCGATAATCTGGCCCACGACGCGCGCTACGAGCGCATGAAGGAATATCTAACCATCTGCGCCCGCTTTTGGTCCGGAGATGAGGCGGTGAATTTCCTCGGCCGGCATTATCGTATCGCGGACGGCCACTTGAAAACGCCATTCGTGGCGACCGATCGACGCGCGCCGGAAATCTACGTCGGCGGCGGATCTGCGAGTGCTCGCGAGGCGGCTTGCGGGTTCGCCGATTGCTGGCTTCGTTTTGCCGACACTCCGGAAAACGTGGCGGAGGATGCGGCGGCCGTGCGCCAGAGCGGAATCGAGATAGGCCTGCGGCTCTCCTGCATTGTCCGGCCGACGCGCCAGGAAGCCCTCGATGCGGCCCGAAGTCTCGTCGAAGGACCGGCCATCGAACGCCGCCGGCGAAGCGAGGCTGTTTTTGTCAAAGCGTCCGATGCCAGCTCGATGCGCCGGACGTTTGATCTCGGCGAGACGGAGTGGTTAACGCCAAGACTTTGGGCCGGGGCCGTTCGGACGCTCGGCGCCACTGGTATCGTGATGGTCGGAACACCTGACGAGGTCGCGGATGAGATCCATGACTTCAAGGAAGCCGGGATCTCTCAATTTATTTTGCATGGATGGCCGAAGCTGGAGGAAATGCGGATTTTTTGCCGCGACGTTATCCCGCTCGTGCGCCGGCGGGAACAGGCGACCCCAATGATGGACCCTGCACGTTCGGAGCTGGTCCCGGCCTCGAGTAAGATGAACAAAGGTAACCGCGTGGAGACCGCGTAG
- a CDS encoding LLM class flavin-dependent oxidoreductase — translation MIALTPPPDAASAVSPKPLRFHWSLSQAGTPFRRATSAKAQSGQLPFEAQLELCQCADENGIDSLLMAIGFARPDPILLSICLGQKTERVKFMIACRPGLISPAAFVQQINTLSLLVDGRVHINIVGGHTPRELQYYGDWLPREERYDRLDEFLTVCRAFWDSNSAEVNSTGRYYQVKGGRLPTPFSLNGERRPEIYLGGNSEQSAALAIRHADCLWRFAEPPETLAPAIAPVVRTGTEVGLLVSLVARPTRSEAIRAAHDLVDRFDETACHTQRKFERQTDAAAFQTTYALARECSTEWATSTLWTGAVKVLGAPAIALVGSAEEIAASLLAYKAIGVTQFLFTGWPDLEEMVFFGQEILPRVRASERCEPAAASSPSA, via the coding sequence ATGATTGCACTCACACCGCCACCGGACGCGGCATCGGCGGTCTCACCAAAACCGCTTCGGTTCCACTGGAGCCTCTCACAGGCGGGCACACCTTTTCGGCGAGCAACGTCCGCGAAAGCGCAGTCGGGCCAATTGCCGTTCGAGGCGCAGTTGGAGCTCTGCCAGTGCGCGGATGAAAACGGGATCGATTCGCTCCTGATGGCAATCGGTTTCGCGCGGCCCGATCCGATCCTGCTCTCAATTTGCCTCGGCCAAAAAACCGAGCGCGTGAAGTTCATGATTGCCTGCCGGCCGGGATTGATCTCGCCCGCGGCCTTCGTTCAACAAATCAACACCCTCTCGCTCCTTGTTGATGGCCGCGTGCATATCAACATCGTCGGGGGCCATACGCCGCGTGAACTTCAATATTACGGCGACTGGCTGCCGCGCGAAGAACGTTATGACCGGCTGGATGAATTTCTCACCGTCTGCCGGGCATTTTGGGATTCGAACAGTGCGGAGGTCAACTCTACCGGCCGCTATTACCAAGTGAAGGGGGGGCGGCTCCCGACGCCTTTCAGCCTTAATGGAGAGCGCCGGCCGGAGATTTATCTAGGCGGCAACTCGGAGCAGAGCGCGGCCCTGGCGATCCGCCACGCCGATTGCCTATGGCGCTTTGCCGAGCCGCCGGAGACCCTGGCGCCTGCCATCGCACCGGTCGTGCGAACCGGGACGGAAGTAGGTCTCCTCGTCTCGCTCGTCGCGCGGCCGACCCGAAGCGAGGCGATCCGCGCGGCCCACGATCTCGTCGACCGGTTCGACGAAACGGCTTGCCACACCCAGCGCAAGTTCGAGCGCCAAACGGACGCGGCTGCTTTTCAAACCACCTACGCCCTCGCGCGTGAATGTTCCACCGAGTGGGCCACGTCTACTCTCTGGACCGGAGCTGTAAAAGTCCTCGGTGCTCCGGCGATTGCCTTGGTCGGATCGGCGGAAGAAATCGCCGCTTCGCTTTTGGCATACAAGGCGATCGGAGTCACCCAGTTCCTCTTCACTGGCTGGCCTGATTTGGAGGAAATGGTTTTCTTCGGACAAGAAATTCTCCCCCGGGTTCGCGCATCGGAGAGATGCGAACCAGCCGCAGCGAGCTCGCCTTCCGCATGA
- a CDS encoding phytanoyl-CoA dioxygenase family protein produces the protein MKTQATASSDTSSMGFLSEAEVATYRREGILFPIPVLSRDETARFRSEYERFCEQLGSRPNAAQSRNPHLFHRWAYDLATHPRILDAVQAIIGPHILVHHATLFCKYPGDGAFVSWHQDGFYLNLSEPLLVSAWVALSDSNETNGCMRVVRGSHHDRVPHDGSAKSENNLLPSGLEVRCEVNERDATDVVLQPGEMSLHHVNLIHGSKANISSVPRLGFAIRYVAPSVRQCVEKVPSVLARGRNEEGYFQSLASPPAYSFREAIAAQAELVRRTTEARLRQAPS, from the coding sequence ATGAAGACCCAGGCCACTGCTTCTTCCGATACCTCAAGTATGGGATTTCTGAGCGAAGCGGAAGTTGCCACCTACCGGCGCGAGGGGATTCTTTTTCCCATCCCGGTTTTGTCGCGAGACGAAACGGCGCGCTTTCGCAGTGAGTACGAAAGGTTTTGCGAGCAACTCGGCTCTCGCCCGAATGCCGCGCAATCGCGCAATCCCCATCTCTTTCACCGGTGGGCTTACGATCTGGCGACCCACCCGCGCATTCTTGACGCCGTCCAAGCCATCATCGGCCCCCATATTCTGGTTCATCATGCGACGCTCTTCTGCAAATACCCCGGGGATGGCGCCTTCGTCTCGTGGCATCAGGATGGGTTCTATCTGAATCTAAGCGAACCGTTACTCGTTTCGGCGTGGGTTGCTCTTTCGGATAGCAATGAAACCAATGGCTGCATGCGTGTCGTGCGAGGTTCTCACCACGACCGGGTGCCACATGACGGTTCGGCCAAGTCGGAAAACAATCTTCTGCCCAGCGGACTCGAAGTGAGGTGTGAAGTGAATGAGCGCGACGCCACGGATGTCGTTCTGCAACCGGGAGAGATGTCGCTGCATCACGTCAACCTGATCCATGGATCGAAGGCCAATATTTCGTCCGTCCCCAGGTTGGGTTTCGCCATTCGCTATGTAGCGCCCTCAGTGCGGCAGTGCGTCGAAAAGGTACCAAGCGTGCTGGCTCGTGGCCGGAACGAGGAAGGCTATTTCCAGAGCCTCGCGTCACCGCCTGCCTATAGCTTTCGCGAGGCAATTGCCGCGCAAGCTGAGTTGGTCCGCCGAACCACCGAAGCCCGCCTGCGCCAGGCACCGTCCTAG
- a CDS encoding class I SAM-dependent methyltransferase yields MKLSHEMFRDWQREYLFLSIARFCYLNSVTDGYYFEFGCHKGRTMRLAWEFTGALFNWTYVGFDSFAGLPEIPEIDRSPAWTAGALATSEEEFLAITSEVGMPRERLRTIRGFYDESLTPALAESLLPRKAAVIFVDCDLYSSTVPVLAFAKPFLRPGTVVVFDDWFCFYGDPDRGERRAWGEFRRANPGLRFTEFVQTSEAHAFICLGEEEGAQLDVAI; encoded by the coding sequence ATGAAGCTCAGCCACGAAATGTTTCGCGATTGGCAGCGTGAGTATCTGTTCCTTTCGATCGCTCGCTTCTGCTACCTCAATTCTGTAACTGACGGTTATTATTTCGAATTCGGCTGCCACAAGGGGCGAACCATGCGTCTGGCCTGGGAATTCACTGGCGCGCTTTTCAATTGGACTTATGTCGGCTTCGACTCTTTTGCCGGGCTGCCGGAAATTCCGGAAATCGACCGGTCGCCGGCCTGGACAGCTGGCGCGCTGGCAACGAGCGAAGAAGAGTTCCTCGCCATCACCAGCGAAGTGGGGATGCCCCGGGAGCGTCTCCGGACGATAAGGGGCTTTTACGACGAAAGCCTTACCCCGGCGCTGGCCGAATCGTTGCTTCCGCGAAAAGCCGCTGTGATTTTTGTCGATTGCGATCTGTATAGCTCGACCGTGCCGGTGCTGGCGTTTGCCAAACCGTTCCTCCGCCCGGGAACGGTCGTCGTCTTCGACGACTGGTTTTGTTTTTATGGGGACCCGGACCGGGGGGAACGCCGGGCCTGGGGAGAATTTCGCCGGGCCAATCCCGGCTTGCGCTTTACGGAGTTTGTCCAAACCAGCGAAGCGCACGCCTTTATCTGTCTGGGCGAGGAGGAAGGCGCGCAATTGGACGTGGCAATATGA